A window of the Desulforapulum autotrophicum HRM2 genome harbors these coding sequences:
- a CDS encoding branched-chain amino acid aminotransferase, which produces MELSITEKKEKGTRPEDAKLAFGTTFTDHMFNMDYSIDKGWHNPRIEPFANLVLSPATMMLHYGQGIFEGLKAYKTETGEIRLYRPRDNFKRLNKSAKGLCIPTIDIDFIMESLKTLLRLEKNWIPETPGTSLYIRPTVIATDPYLGVRASHTYRFFIILSPVGAYYSAGFNPVNIWISKDHVRAVRGGIGEFKTPGNYAASLFASEQAKKEGYAQVLWLDGIERKYIEEVGAMNIFFCINDEVVTPKLNGSILPGITRDSVLTLAKRWGMKVSERKISIDELIKAHGDGTLKEAFGSGTAAVISPVGEMRYGDKVLTIADGKTGPVAMKLNKAITDIQYGKAEDTEAWIEKV; this is translated from the coding sequence ATGGAATTATCCATAACTGAAAAAAAAGAAAAAGGAACCCGGCCGGAAGACGCCAAGCTTGCCTTTGGAACCACATTCACAGACCACATGTTCAACATGGACTACTCCATTGACAAGGGATGGCACAATCCCCGCATTGAACCCTTTGCCAACCTGGTCCTTTCCCCTGCCACCATGATGCTCCACTACGGCCAGGGCATCTTTGAGGGGCTCAAGGCCTACAAAACCGAAACAGGAGAAATCCGTCTCTACAGGCCAAGGGATAACTTCAAACGCCTGAACAAAAGTGCAAAGGGACTGTGCATTCCGACCATTGACATTGATTTTATCATGGAGAGCCTGAAAACCCTTCTTCGCCTTGAAAAAAACTGGATCCCAGAGACCCCGGGCACCTCGTTGTACATCCGGCCCACCGTGATTGCAACCGATCCCTACCTGGGCGTCAGGGCGTCCCACACCTACCGTTTTTTTATCATTCTGTCGCCGGTTGGGGCCTATTATTCAGCAGGATTTAACCCGGTCAACATCTGGATCTCAAAGGACCATGTCCGGGCCGTTCGGGGGGGTATCGGCGAATTCAAAACCCCAGGCAACTATGCAGCCAGTCTATTCGCCTCTGAACAGGCAAAAAAAGAGGGGTATGCCCAGGTGCTGTGGCTTGACGGGATTGAACGTAAGTACATTGAAGAGGTCGGGGCCATGAACATCTTCTTCTGCATCAACGACGAGGTTGTCACCCCGAAACTTAACGGCAGCATCCTTCCAGGCATTACCCGGGATTCCGTCCTCACCCTTGCAAAACGCTGGGGAATGAAGGTGTCGGAACGAAAAATCAGCATTGACGAACTCATCAAAGCCCATGGCGACGGCACCCTCAAGGAAGCCTTTGGATCGGGAACCGCTGCCGTCATCTCCCCTGTTGGCGAAATGCGTTATGGAGACAAGGTCCTGACCATTGCAGACGGGAAAACAGGTCCCGTGGCCATGAAATTAAACAAGGCCATCACGGACATCCAGTACGGCAAGGCTGAAGATACCGAAGCCTGGATCGAAAAAGTATAA
- a CDS encoding HNH endonuclease, protein MDVFYIPVDDETQKRQRQKARDLRNSQWWKRRRSQGICHYCNKVFPPKELTMDHLVPVSRGGMSVKSNVVPCCKACNTKKRQLLPLEWDEYMQTLSNK, encoded by the coding sequence GTGGATGTTTTTTATATTCCAGTCGACGACGAAACCCAAAAACGCCAGCGCCAGAAGGCAAGGGATCTCAGGAACAGCCAATGGTGGAAAAGACGCCGATCCCAGGGTATCTGCCACTACTGCAACAAGGTTTTCCCACCAAAGGAACTCACCATGGACCATCTGGTCCCGGTATCCAGGGGGGGGATGTCCGTGAAATCCAATGTGGTTCCCTGCTGCAAGGCGTGCAACACTAAAAAACGCCAACTCCTGCCCCTGGAGTGGGACGAATACATGCAGACCCTCTCAAACAAATAA
- the era gene encoding GTPase Era, whose amino-acid sequence MIKDTPQETDFKAGFIAIVGAPNAGKSTLLNTVLGQKISITSKKPQTTRDRILGVVERPGAQIIFVDTPGIHRAHSLLNKKIVDQALSAVDDVDAVLLMIDVTSKDTESEALIIEQLQKRNKAVVLALNKIDLVKSNEILPLIARYASLHEFKAVIPVSAKTGDQTEKLLAEVQRCLPPGQRLFPKDTLTDVSQRFIAGEMIREKVFRLTGMEIPYSIAVTVDAFKETPRLTEIHATIHVDRDSQKGIIIGKGGQMLKQIGAKARMDIQRMTGTKVMLKLFVRVTKNWSRDERIMKEFGY is encoded by the coding sequence ATGATTAAAGACACACCCCAGGAGACTGATTTTAAAGCCGGTTTCATCGCCATTGTCGGTGCACCCAATGCCGGAAAATCAACCCTTCTCAACACCGTCCTCGGACAAAAAATCTCCATCACAAGCAAAAAACCCCAGACCACCAGGGACAGAATTCTCGGCGTGGTTGAAAGACCCGGGGCCCAGATCATCTTTGTGGACACCCCCGGCATCCACAGGGCCCATTCCCTGCTCAATAAAAAAATTGTGGACCAGGCCCTTTCCGCCGTGGACGATGTGGATGCCGTCCTTCTAATGATCGATGTAACCTCCAAGGACACCGAGTCAGAAGCCTTGATTATTGAACAGCTTCAAAAAAGGAACAAGGCAGTTGTCCTGGCCCTGAACAAAATCGACCTGGTCAAGAGCAATGAGATCCTTCCCCTTATTGCCCGGTACGCATCCCTGCACGAATTCAAGGCAGTGATCCCGGTTTCAGCCAAGACCGGTGATCAAACGGAAAAACTCCTTGCTGAGGTTCAACGTTGCCTGCCTCCTGGCCAAAGGTTATTTCCCAAGGACACCCTTACCGATGTTTCCCAACGTTTCATTGCCGGCGAGATGATTCGGGAAAAGGTGTTCCGGCTGACAGGAATGGAGATTCCTTATTCCATTGCCGTAACCGTTGACGCATTCAAGGAAACACCCAGGCTCACCGAGATCCACGCCACCATCCATGTGGACCGGGATTCACAAAAAGGGATCATAATCGGCAAAGGCGGACAGATGCTCAAACAGATCGGAGCCAAGGCTCGCATGGACATCCAGCGCATGACCGGAACAAAGGTGATGCTCAAACTCTTTGTCAGGGTCACAAAAAACTGGAGCCGGGACGAACGAATCATGAAGGAATTCGGGTATTAG
- the yihA gene encoding ribosome biogenesis GTP-binding protein YihA/YsxC yields MIIKDVEFIKSATKPSEYTEPLFLEVAFAGRSNVGKSSLINTLINRKSLVKTSSKPGCTQLINFFLLNGNLSLVDLPGYGYAKVSKKIRAQWGPMIERYLTVRETLRAIVLLIDMRREPQREELDLINWFTAHAIPYRIVLTKADKLSKTKQQKNISAIAKGLGMEQDRLIAFSSKTRLGRDRLWQELDTMLNP; encoded by the coding sequence ATGATCATCAAAGATGTCGAATTTATCAAAAGCGCCACAAAACCCAGCGAATACACTGAACCGCTGTTTCTGGAGGTTGCCTTTGCAGGCCGCTCAAACGTTGGGAAATCGTCGCTCATCAACACTTTGATCAACCGAAAAAGCCTTGTCAAGACAAGCTCCAAACCCGGCTGCACCCAGCTCATCAACTTCTTTCTTCTCAATGGAAATTTATCGCTTGTGGATCTTCCGGGATATGGCTATGCAAAGGTCTCCAAAAAAATAAGGGCACAGTGGGGACCGATGATCGAACGGTATCTCACCGTCCGGGAAACCCTGAGGGCCATAGTCCTTTTAATCGACATGCGCCGGGAACCCCAGCGAGAGGAGCTGGATCTCATCAACTGGTTTACAGCCCACGCCATCCCATACCGCATTGTTTTAACCAAGGCGGATAAACTGTCAAAGACAAAACAGCAGAAAAACATCAGCGCCATTGCCAAAGGCCTTGGCATGGAGCAGGATAGGCTCATTGCCTTTTCCTCAAAAACAAGGCTGGGTAGGGACAGGCTCTGGCAAGAGCTTGACACCATGCTGAACCCTTAA
- a CDS encoding pyridoxal phosphate-dependent aminotransferase encodes MRPAKRTQEITPFIVMEILERIHEMEAVGIDVIHLEIGEPDFEIPKCVKTATMEGFECNQTGYTHSLGDIRLRRAITAYYFKNYGVEIDPEQILVTSGTSPAMMLLFSALVDPGDEIIISDPHYACYPNFIRFAQGIPITVPVFEDQGFHYTPEAIEAKITDRTKGIMINSPSNPTGIVMPQERMKEIKELAQSYGIPLISDEIYHGLVYGERAPSILEFTRDAFVFNGFSKLFAMTGLRLGYIISPKTFMRPLQVLQQNFFISANSLMQIAGAAALEGAEAETQIMRETYDRRRRYMIDRLKKMGLGITNEPTGAFYVFANAKKFSTDSYALSLDILDKAHVGVTPGIAFGKNGEGYLRFSYANAMENLEKGLNRLEQYFRSKI; translated from the coding sequence ATGCGTCCGGCAAAAAGGACCCAGGAGATCACTCCCTTTATTGTCATGGAGATCCTTGAACGAATCCATGAAATGGAGGCCGTGGGCATTGACGTGATTCATCTTGAAATCGGAGAACCTGACTTTGAGATTCCCAAATGTGTCAAGACAGCCACAATGGAAGGGTTTGAATGCAACCAGACCGGCTACACCCACAGCCTTGGTGATATCCGGCTCAGACGGGCCATTACAGCATACTATTTTAAAAACTACGGGGTTGAAATTGACCCGGAACAGATCCTGGTGACTTCGGGAACCTCCCCTGCCATGATGCTCCTTTTTTCAGCCCTTGTGGATCCTGGTGATGAAATCATCATCTCAGATCCCCACTACGCCTGCTATCCTAACTTCATCCGTTTTGCCCAGGGCATTCCCATTACCGTGCCTGTGTTTGAAGACCAGGGGTTTCACTACACCCCGGAAGCCATTGAGGCAAAGATAACAGATCGGACAAAGGGAATCATGATCAATTCGCCGTCCAACCCCACGGGAATTGTCATGCCCCAGGAACGGATGAAGGAAATCAAGGAACTTGCCCAGTCCTACGGCATCCCCCTGATCTCCGACGAAATATACCACGGCCTGGTCTACGGAGAAAGGGCACCGTCAATCCTGGAATTCACCCGGGACGCCTTTGTGTTTAACGGATTTTCAAAACTTTTTGCCATGACCGGACTGCGCCTTGGCTACATCATTTCACCCAAAACGTTCATGCGCCCCCTCCAGGTTCTCCAGCAAAATTTCTTTATTTCGGCCAACTCACTCATGCAGATTGCAGGAGCAGCCGCCCTTGAAGGGGCTGAAGCTGAGACACAGATCATGCGCGAAACCTATGACCGGCGCCGCAGATACATGATTGACCGACTCAAGAAAATGGGCCTTGGCATTACCAATGAGCCCACCGGCGCCTTTTATGTGTTTGCCAATGCAAAGAAGTTTTCCACAGACTCCTACGCCCTTTCCCTTGATATTCTTGACAAGGCCCATGTGGGAGTGACACCGGGAATCGCCTTTGGAAAAAACGGTGAAGGCTATCTGAGATTTTCCTACGCCAACGCCATGGAAAACCTTGAAAAGGGCTTGAACAGACTGGAACAGTACTTTAGGTCAAAAATATGA